TGGAAGTCTGCCCGTGGGTGGTCCAGCCGACTGATGACCACGGCCCGGGGAAGCTGGATCTTCTCGCATTCGCCCCACAGCGCGACGGTCGCGCCGTCGATCCCGTCCACGGCCGAGACAACAAAAAGGGCCGCGTCCGCGGCCCTCAAACCGGCACGCAATTCGCCGGTGAAGTCGGTGTAGCCGGGGGTATCTATCAGGTTGACCTTCACGTCGCCCACGAGGATCGGCGCTACGGAGAGCGTGACGGAGCGCTGTTGGTGGACAGCGGACGGGTCCGAGTCGCTCACAGTGGTTCCATCCGTGATGGACCCCATCCGTGTGATGGCCCCCGTTGCCGCGAGGAGCGCTTCAACGAGCATCGACTTCCCGGCACCCGAATGTCCCACGAGTGCCACGTTCCGGACGTTGGCGGGTTGGCTGGCTGCGAGGGCTGTCCCGTTCTCGGACCGGCGGGGCTCGGGTCCGCCCTGGACTGTGGTTTTGGCCGCTTCGCGCGTACCTTTCGCGGACATGGGCACCTCCTGGGTGGTAGCCAAGTTCGTGTCCGAGCTCAGGCGGTTCGGACATGTACAAGGATTGGACACCCTCAAGCGACCACAGGGCAAGCACTAGGGACGCACAAAATCCAGCATGCCCCACAACAACCAGCCGGACACCAGCACACTTGCCGAGATAACAACCGTAAAGGCGCTCAACCAGACAAACGCCGGTGCTCCCGTGGTTCTGGCCAGGATCCACGCGTCAGAGGACTGGATCCGCGACCTGTGACGGGTGTGCACCCCGGCCAGTTTGAAGAGGTCCCGCACGGCCCCCACGGACAGCGCGATGCCGAGGGCAAGCACGACGTAGTTCACTGTCCCGGGGTCGGCGAACACCAGCAGCAGCTGGGCTACTCCCGCGCTGATGACGGCAACCAGGATGCCTGTCAGGTTACGGAGGAAGATCAAGGAGACCAAGAGGATCACAGCGCCGACGGACATGGCGGCTCCGGCCCGGCCCGCAGAGAAGGCGGCGATCAGGGCCAGCCCCACAACGGCAGGTGCGGGATACCCCCAAAAACCGGACCACGCGGCTCCGAACGCGCTGCGTCCACTGCTGACGAGCCGGCCGGAGTGGTCCAGTCCGATCCGGAGGCTGTGGACGAAGCGGCCTGTCATCAGGGCGGCGTAGGCGTGGCCGAGTTCATGGACAAACGTGACATAAAGGCCGAACCAGCGCCACGTGAGACGGGGAAGACTCAGCAGCGTCGCGCCGCCGATAATGGCCAGGAGAACCGGCAACGGCACCGTTGTGGTGTGGACGTCCGTAAAACCACGGACAACGGCCGACCACCATATTCCGGGCACGCTGGAAGAATCGACAGGGGTTTGAGTCACCGTCGCAATGCTACGCAAGAAGTCCGGGAGCTACATGCGGTTCTTGGTCCTGGCCGTGGCGGGCGCGGTCCAAGGGTCCTCCGGCCAGGGATGTTTCGGGTAGCGTCCCCGCATCTCGGCACGGACCTGGGAATACGGACCCGACCAGAACGAGGCCAAATCGTCCGTCACTGCCAGCGGCCTGCCCGCCGGCGACAAGAGATGGAACAGAACCGGTACCCTGCCGTCGACCAACCGTGGCGTGCGGTCCCAACCAAAGCATTCCTGAAGCTTGACTGCCACCACTGGCCTGCCGCCGTCGTCCGCTGCTCTTTCCGCAACCTCCGGGTAGAGGATGCGTACGCGCGAGCCGCTGGGAACCTCCAGCCGCTCCGGAACGAGGGCGTCGAAGTGAACCGCCTCCGGCCACGGCAAA
This genomic interval from Paenarthrobacter ureafaciens contains the following:
- a CDS encoding M50 family metallopeptidase, which codes for MTQTPVDSSSVPGIWWSAVVRGFTDVHTTTVPLPVLLAIIGGATLLSLPRLTWRWFGLYVTFVHELGHAYAALMTGRFVHSLRIGLDHSGRLVSSGRSAFGAAWSGFWGYPAPAVVGLALIAAFSAGRAGAAMSVGAVILLVSLIFLRNLTGILVAVISAGVAQLLLVFADPGTVNYVVLALGIALSVGAVRDLFKLAGVHTRHRSRIQSSDAWILARTTGAPAFVWLSAFTVVISASVLVSGWLLWGMLDFVRP